The DNA window ATGTTCGATGGTGTGTACCTCAGCGGTGTTCATCACCGGTTCTTCGTTCGGGGATGTCATACGGATATCGAATGTGGTGATCAGGGAATCGCCAACCGGGTCTTTGCGGGATACGTATACACCCGGCTGGAGCTTTATGTGGTCGATGGTAAAACTTGTGATTTTCTGCATAATAAAAACCTCCTGTGAGTTCGATGTACTCTCGGAGTCTTTCGGTACTTGCTTTTGTGGCTGATTTTCTGCCAGTTGCACCCGAATTTCATCAACGTACGCACCGCGTACGCCTCAGAAATTTGGGCACAACTGACAAAAAATCATCTCACAAAATCAAGCACTGAAAAATTCCGAGAGTACATTTAGTATTCTTCTTTCTGATAAACAGACAACACCTGTGCCTGTCCACTGAAAAGTATTATAGCATAGTTTGAACTATTTCACAAAATAAACATATTTTGATAACAAATTGACCACAAACCTTTTCTATACTATAGCCATAAACAAAAAAGAAACAAACAAAAAAGAAATCAACACATTTACATAAACAGGAGGAATGACTTATGGAAGAATATGGAAGTTACAACTGGAATCAGCAGGGAAATGAACCGCAGAACAATACACCGATGGAGCCAAAGAAACCGCATGGAAAGAATAATAAAAATGCTGCAAAATGGGCAAAGAAAATCGGTGCGGTAGCACTGAGCGCGGTACTCTTCGGAGGCGTAGCCGGGGGTGTATTTACCGGAGTTACTTATGCAACCGGTGCGACAGCAAAAGCAAAGGCAACACAGACAGAAAGTGACAGCAGCCAGCAGACAACAACGACGAAACTGCAGACCGCAACAGCATCAACGAGCACAGCAAGTAGCACTTCCTCAGGAAGTATGGATGTTACTTCTATCGTTCAGAGTGCGATGCCATCGATTGTTGCAATCACTAACAAATCCGTACAGGAAGTACAGAATTATTTCAGCATGTTCTCAAGAGGTGGCGGCACACAGGAACAGGAAGTGGAAAGCCAGGGTTCCGGTATCATCATCGGACAAAATGACAGCGAACTTCTGATCGCCACCAATAACCATGTAGTAGAAGGAGCAGATACGTTGTCTGTATGTTTCGCTGATGATAATGCCTGTGAGGCAACCGTAAAAGGAACTGATTCCGATAACGATCTGGCTGTTATCGCAGTCAAACTTTCTGATATTTCGGATGACACAATGTCTAAGATCAAGATCGCAGAGATCGGTGATTCCAATCAGCTGCAGGTAGGAGAACAGGTGGTAGCCATCGGTAATGCACTGGGTTACGGTCAGTCTGTAACAACCGGTATTGTAAGTGCAGTAAACCGTCAGCTGGAAGATTCCAATTCTGAAAATGGATTTATCCAGACAGATGCAGCCATCAACCCTGGTAACAGTGGTGGAGCACTTCTGAATATGCAGGGTCAGGTTATCGGTATCAACTCCGCAAAACTGGCTTCCACAGAAGTAGAAGGTATGGGATATGCGATCCCGGTAAGCACCGCTTCTCCGATCTTTGAAGATCTGATGAACCGTCAGACAAGAACAAAAGTAAGTTCTGATCAGGCAGCAGCACTTGGTATCAAAGGTCAGACCGTAGACAGTTCTATCGCAGAAGCTTATGGTATCCCGCAGGGTGTTTATGTAGCAGAAATAGAACAGGGCAGCGCCGCTGAGAAAGCCGGAATCACAGCCGGAAGCGTTATCACAAAATTTGACGATACGACGATCGAATCCATGGATGATCTGAAGAGCTGTCTGGAGTATTATGCAGCAGGAGAAACCGTAGATCTGGTTGTAAAGATCGCTGATAACGGAAGCTATGTAGAAAAAACACTGACCATCACACTGGACAAAGCAGATACTTCAACAACTACACAGGACGGTCAGCAGGGACAGACCCAGCCGGGAGCATCCGGACAGGACGGCAACCTGCAGGGATCTATTCTGAAATAAAAATACAGAAATAGCAGATAAGATAAAATAGAACAAACAGAAAACGAACAAAACGGGAAACTCGATGAAAAGAGTTTCCCGTTTTGCTATTCTTCAAAAGCTATCTGATTTTTTCGGAAAAACTTCCGGATCATCTCATCCCACACCCGGTCAAGCTGTTTGTCCAGGGTGAAGATTTTCAGAGAAGTACCGGTGGTGCAAAGCAATTGTTTTCCATCGAACTGGCAGTTCAGATACAGTCCGTAGATATCTTCTGCCTTTAACGGAACACAGCTCTGCATCAGAAGTTTTTCTACATTAGAAGCAGAAAGCTGAAACACAATTTTAAAGTTCAGTGGTGTACGTTTTCCGCGGATCATCGAAAAACACTGTGCCTGCACATCTTCCCACAGGCAGTATGTCCGGTCGGGACACTGTTCGGAATCGAAAAACTCCTTATGCAGCTGTCCGTCGAGGGTATAAGTGACAAATGTGGTAAAAGAAGCTTCCACAAAAGAAAAATGCTGAAACATTTCTCCAATAAATAATTTTGCTGTAAAATCTTTCAGATCTAAAATTCGAAGTGCTAACAAATAATATCCTCCCAAAATGATAATAAAGACACATTTCCATCAGAAAATTCAGGAAAACCAGTCATTTTTATGAAAAATCCAGATCTCGATCAGAACAATCACGGCACAGATACCGATCAGGATCCCGTAAGCATGAGGAGCGGAAAGTTCCGGCATATGAGAAAAATTCATGCCGTACCAGCCGGTGATCAGAGAGAGCGGGAAAAAGATCGTAGTCACAACAGTAAGAATCCGCATGGTCCGGTTCTGTCTGGCGTCGGTCTGCGACTGTTCCATCTCCCGGATCTGCAGAGCATATTCCCGGAGCATTTGCGAATGGTCATAAAGCCGCTCGATCCGGGACGCATACAGCGAAAAAATCTGACATTCTTCCGCCTGAAAAAAGTGATTGGAATTTTCCTCGAGATCCTCACAGAAATCAGACAGCTGCTGATAATAGGAATGCAGGATCAACAGACGTTTGCGGATATGCATCAGCTGCGTGGAAGAGTCGGAGACCGTATGCTTTAAGATCCCTTCTTCGAGATCACTCATGCGCTGTTCCAGCTCCTGCAAAAATACCGCATCCTCCAGCGTCAGAGTACCGATCAGCTGACACAGAAATTCAGCGATGGTCTTACAGTTCAGAAGTTCCCCCTCTTCCAGAAGTGTAAGAATATCCTGAATGTGTTTTGAATCATCCACCAGAACCAGTAGATTCTTATTCATATAGAAAGAAATGGACAAAATCGTCTCAGAGATACTTTTTTTATCGGGAATCAGAAGGGTTCCCAGGATACAGTCTTTAAACATCTCCGCTTTGCAGTAGCGGATGTTATGATTTTGCATATTTCTTGCGAGTACATGATAATAAGGAAGAGAACGGTAACGCTCTTCGCATTCCTCAGTGGTAACCAGAGACACCACGATGTCCGTGTCTTTCGGCTGGTAATCTTCATCCAGAACTTCCATGGAACTGTTCAGTAAATAATCCATAAAACCTCCAAGTGTATTTTCAAAAAACAGATACCAGTATTATAAACCAAAAGACACAAAAAGAACATAGAAAATCTCTTTTCATTTGCTGGAAGATATGCTATAGTAAAATGTAGTATTGAAAACTATGTCAGGTAGGCGCGATTACAGGGTATAATAAAGTTGAAAAACAAAAGATGCAATCCTGTGATGATGAGAAAAAGACATGATGACATATACAAGCTGCAGAAAGCAGCAGAGAATATAAATGGCGGAGGCAGACAGTGATGAAATTTAAAGTGATTGTAGATAGTTGTGGAGAGCTGACACCCGAGATGAAACAGGACGAACGTTTTGCATCGGCGGCGCTGACTCTCGAAGTGGGAGCGGATACCATCGTGGATGATGAAACGTTTGACCAGGCGGATTTTTTAAGAAAGGTGGCAGCATATCCGGAGTGCCCGAAATCTGCGTGCCCGTCACCGGAGGTTTATCAGAAAGGATTTGAGACAGATGCGGAACATCTGTATGCGGTTACCCTTTCCTCTGAACTGAGCGGTTCCTATAACAGTGCGGAACTCGGAAAAAATCTGGTACTGGAAGAACATCCGGAAAAGAAGATCCATGTATTTAACTCAAAAAGTGCTTCGGTAGGGGAAACACTGATTGCCCTGAAGATTCAGGAATGTGAGGAAACCGGTATGGAGTTTGAACAGGTTGTGGAGACGGTAGATGCCTATATCGAATCCCAGCATACTTATTTTGTACTGGAGAATCTGGAGACACTGCGAAAGAACGGACGTCTGAGTAGAGTAAAGGCGCTGGTGGCGTCTGCCCTGAAGATTAAGCCGGTGATGGGATCCACACCGGAGGGAAGCATCTGCCAGCTGGATCAGGCGCGTGGAATCAACAAAGCCCTGGTGAAAATGGTGGATTATGTGAAAGAGAGAGAGCCGCACAGCAGTGATAAAGTGCTCGCCATCTCCCACTGCAACTGCCCGGAGAGAGCGCAGATGGTTAAGGAAGCACTCCTCGAGCGCATGCAGGTGAAAGATGTGATCATTCTCGACACCGCGGGAGTCAGTTCCATGTATGCGAACGATGGTGGAATTATTGTTGTGATATAATTATGAATTTGCAGAAAACTTTCTTTGCTTTTAACGTGTGATATGCTATAATTGATGTTATGAAATGCGCGTCTGTCCAAAGTTTCAGTGACAGCGGCAAAACAGAAAGCAAAGGAGCACACTTATGAGTCAGGCGAAAGTAGATAATTATAAAAAAAATAAAGCCAATCGCCAGAAGATGATGAAAAAAGAAAAATTCCTGCATCGTCTGGAAATGGTAGGAATTACCCTTGTCTGTGTGGTTTTCGTGGGATGGATCGGATATTCTATCTATGCGAAAGTGGAAAGAGCACAGGGCACTACGCAGGAAACTGTAGAATTTGATGCGAGTGCAGTACAGGATTATGTCAGTGGACTGACACAGGACTAAAACAGATGAGGAGCTGAGAATATGAAGAGAGTATTGTTAAAATTAAGCGGAGAAGCACTGGCAGGTGCCAAACATACAGGATTTGATGAACCTACCGTAACCGAAGTTGCAAAACAGGTAAAGGTACTGGTAGATGAAGGCGTGGAAATCGGTGTGGTAATCGGCGGCGGAAACTTCTGGAGAGGAAGAAGCAGCGAGACGATCGACCGTACCAAAGCAGATCAGATTGGTATGCTGGCAACCGTTATGAACTGTATCTATGTATCTGAGATTTTCCGTTCCGTAGGAATGAAGACTGAGATCTTTACCCCATTTGCCTGTGGAGCTATGACAAAACTGTTTTCCAAAGATGAGGCAAATGCATGTTTCGCAGAAAAGAAAGTAGCGTTCTTTGCAGGCGGAACCGGACATCCTTATTTCTCAACCGATACTACTACGGTACTTCGTGCTATCGAGATCGAAGCAGAGACCATTCTTCTTGCAAAAGCAGTAGACGGTGTTTATGACAGTGATCCGAAGACAAACCCGAACGCAAAGAAATACGACAGCGTGCATATTCAGGAAGTCATTGACCAGAAACTGGCAGTCGTTGACCTGACAGCATCCATTCTGTGTATGGAAAACAAGATGCCGATGATGGTATTCGGACTGAATGAAGAAAACAGCATTATTCGTGCTGCAAAAGGCGAGATCGACGGAACAAAAGTTCTGGTAGATTAAAAACGGAATAGAAAGAGAGACCAGGAGGAA is part of the Blautia faecicola genome and encodes:
- a CDS encoding S1C family serine protease → MEEYGSYNWNQQGNEPQNNTPMEPKKPHGKNNKNAAKWAKKIGAVALSAVLFGGVAGGVFTGVTYATGATAKAKATQTESDSSQQTTTTKLQTATASTSTASSTSSGSMDVTSIVQSAMPSIVAITNKSVQEVQNYFSMFSRGGGTQEQEVESQGSGIIIGQNDSELLIATNNHVVEGADTLSVCFADDNACEATVKGTDSDNDLAVIAVKLSDISDDTMSKIKIAEIGDSNQLQVGEQVVAIGNALGYGQSVTTGIVSAVNRQLEDSNSENGFIQTDAAINPGNSGGALLNMQGQVIGINSAKLASTEVEGMGYAIPVSTASPIFEDLMNRQTRTKVSSDQAAALGIKGQTVDSSIAEAYGIPQGVYVAEIEQGSAAEKAGITAGSVITKFDDTTIESMDDLKSCLEYYAAGETVDLVVKIADNGSYVEKTLTITLDKADTSTTTQDGQQGQTQPGASGQDGNLQGSILK
- a CDS encoding DUF5721 family protein, producing MLALRILDLKDFTAKLFIGEMFQHFSFVEASFTTFVTYTLDGQLHKEFFDSEQCPDRTYCLWEDVQAQCFSMIRGKRTPLNFKIVFQLSASNVEKLLMQSCVPLKAEDIYGLYLNCQFDGKQLLCTTGTSLKIFTLDKQLDRVWDEMIRKFFRKNQIAFEE
- a CDS encoding magnesium transporter CorA family protein, whose translation is MDYLLNSSMEVLDEDYQPKDTDIVVSLVTTEECEERYRSLPYYHVLARNMQNHNIRYCKAEMFKDCILGTLLIPDKKSISETILSISFYMNKNLLVLVDDSKHIQDILTLLEEGELLNCKTIAEFLCQLIGTLTLEDAVFLQELEQRMSDLEEGILKHTVSDSSTQLMHIRKRLLILHSYYQQLSDFCEDLEENSNHFFQAEECQIFSLYASRIERLYDHSQMLREYALQIREMEQSQTDARQNRTMRILTVVTTIFFPLSLITGWYGMNFSHMPELSAPHAYGILIGICAVIVLIEIWIFHKNDWFS
- a CDS encoding DegV family protein; the protein is MKFKVIVDSCGELTPEMKQDERFASAALTLEVGADTIVDDETFDQADFLRKVAAYPECPKSACPSPEVYQKGFETDAEHLYAVTLSSELSGSYNSAELGKNLVLEEHPEKKIHVFNSKSASVGETLIALKIQECEETGMEFEQVVETVDAYIESQHTYFVLENLETLRKNGRLSRVKALVASALKIKPVMGSTPEGSICQLDQARGINKALVKMVDYVKEREPHSSDKVLAISHCNCPERAQMVKEALLERMQVKDVIILDTAGVSSMYANDGGIIVVI
- the pyrH gene encoding UMP kinase, whose protein sequence is MKRVLLKLSGEALAGAKHTGFDEPTVTEVAKQVKVLVDEGVEIGVVIGGGNFWRGRSSETIDRTKADQIGMLATVMNCIYVSEIFRSVGMKTEIFTPFACGAMTKLFSKDEANACFAEKKVAFFAGGTGHPYFSTDTTTVLRAIEIEAETILLAKAVDGVYDSDPKTNPNAKKYDSVHIQEVIDQKLAVVDLTASILCMENKMPMMVFGLNEENSIIRAAKGEIDGTKVLVD